The window TTGTCTCAGCAAACGCATAGAAGGTGGCTTTTGAGTGCTCTGACTAGCATTAACATCAGCTTGTAATTCTGCAAACCTCTTCTCAGATAATATTCTATCATAATGCTCAAAGAAGGACAGGAGTTCTGTTTTATTACCTGAATTTTTCTTTAGCTCATTGCTCATATTTTCCTTCAGTTGGACAGCCTTCATATCACCATAAAATGCTTCTCTTCCGTATACCAAGGCCCATTTCTCTCTTTCTTCAAATAATTTGCACATCCATTTGTTGTCTTTAAGATCATACTTTTCACACATTGTTCCCCATTCTTTTAGAAACTCTTCTTCATCCTCACAATCAAAGAGACATCTGCTGAATTCACTACCTAAAGATCTTGAACCATGGAACACTTGACTTAGCTGTACAACTGCATTTTGGTATATATGCCAAACACAAAACCGATGTTTTGTGGCTGGCAATACGACATCTATTGCCTCACTTATCACAGGACAGCGGTCGGTTAAAATTGTCTTTGGCTGCTTTCCACCCATTGCTGTTATGAAACTCTCAAGCAGCCACTTCCAAGATTCTACactttcgtcataaagtaaagcaGCACCAAAAAGAACAGTCTGCTTATGATGATTAACTCCAGAAAACAATGCAAGTGGCCTTCCATAACCAAGCACTTTGTAGGATGTGTCAAGGCATACAACATCACCAAAGTAACAGAATTCCATCACAGACTTCGCATCTGCCCAAAAGAAGTTGGTCAAATTTTCTTCCTTGTCAACTTGTATTGCATAGTAGAATGAGGGGTTGTCTTCTTGCTTCTTTTGCAGATACTCCAAGATAGCACCTGCATCACCTATTTGAATAGGTTTTGTTCGTTTTGACCGCAAAGAATTTTTATTATCTGATGGAAGCATGTTACAGTTTTGAGGACTCCCGATCTGCTTGGATGCATCATCATCAGCAGATTCAGAGGCAATGACTGAAACAAAATCTGTACTAATTTCTGCAGTTTGAGATGTCAGGCTATCAGCAGACGAAGAagcttctagctgatggttatgAAATGTAACAAACTCAGTTACTTGATATTTTCCAGTTGATGATATTCTAATGACCATGCAAGCAGGACAGCCAGTCCTGAAttcttttcttggtttctttacccttttttctccctttttctgCTCGCGAAATCCTTCTCTTGAGCAAACAAACATCCTTCTAGTAATTAGATTTTCTGCACTAATTGTTGCACTCGTTTTACGAACACGGAAGCCCATCCTTCCAGCATATGCACTGTAGAACTCATAGGCTTCATCTTCAGTTTCAAACTCTGGTAGTCTCACAGTGTCATCCACTAAATCTGCTCTTGCAACTCGAGCATTTCGTCTCAGCTTCTTGGCTCTCAATTTGTCAAATGTAGCCACTGTTGCAAGTTGATGGTTATGGTTTGGCATAAATTCTGTGACACGATATTTGCCATTTGATGCAAGCCGGATGGTCATGCATGCTGGGCAGCCAATTCTTGTTACAGGTCGTGGACACTTAGCCTCTTTCTCTCCTTTTTTCTTCTCTCGAAACCCCTCTCTTGAGCAGACAAATGTCCTCTTAGTGATGATATTTTTTGTTGACACTGTTGACTTTGATCGACGCACTATGAAACCTTCGTTCTCAGCATAAGTATTATAGAATTCATATGCGTCATTTTCACTGTCAAACAACATATCAACCCGCGGTAACCATTTT is drawn from Zingiber officinale cultivar Zhangliang chromosome 1B, Zo_v1.1, whole genome shotgun sequence and contains these coding sequences:
- the LOC121975952 gene encoding protein FAR1-RELATED SEQUENCE 12-like, producing the protein MYVFGGCNRKRKKSTFVTPTVLFAPLHPVTPAQIDGSTSTTQSLVQMWPSPLVLLSSTTAWPTQPPVMSTSEHSFVQRADDKDMASIDATKMGNIISKWLPRVDMLFDSENDAYEFYNTYAENEGFIVRRSKSTVSTKNIITKRTFVCSREGFREKKKGEKEAKCPRPVTRIGCPACMTIRLASNGKYRVTEFMPNHNHQLATVATFDKLRAKKLRRNARVARADLVDDTVRLPEFETEDEAYEFYSAYAGRMGFRVRKTSATISAENLITRRMFVCSREGFREQKKGEKRVKKPRKEFRTGCPACMVIRISSTGKYQVTEFVTFHNHQLEASSSADSLTSQTAEISTDFVSVIASESADDDASKQIGSPQNCNMLPSDNKNSLRSKRTKPIQIGDAGAILEYLQKKQEDNPSFYYAIQVDKEENLTNFFWADAKSVMEFCYFGDVVCLDTSYKVLGYGRPLALFSGVNHHKQTVLFGAALLYDESVESWKWLLESFITAMGGKQPKTILTDRCPVISEAIDVVLPATKHRFCVWHIYQNAVVQLSQVFHGSRSLGSEFSRCLFDCEDEEEFLKEWGTMCEKYDLKDNKWMCKLFEEREKWALVYGREAFYGDMKAVQLKENMSNELKKNSGNKTELLSFFEHYDRILSEKRFAELQADVNASQSTQKPPSMRLLRQAANAYTPAAYKMFEREFELYMDCVLFSCNETGTVSEYKVMVEEKSKEHKVRFDSLDGSVNCSCKKFEFLGIQCCHVLKVLDTRNIKELPPQYVLKRWRKDAKARCFSEEFPFSFDGDPQSLLGKHYSSLCRIFSILAAVAAKSSDSFLFLDNHIDVLSNQVNQILQARSLEMPGMVSVSCAQLQNPVESVVAESLR